From a region of the Streptacidiphilus albus JL83 genome:
- a CDS encoding glycoside hydrolase family 3 protein, with protein MTNPGPDTVRLLADAGTVLQPGFTGLTAPDWVRHRLESGELGGIALYGRNIAGREQVAALTSSLYALAPDLLIATDEEGGDVTRLEVMTGSSYPGNLALGAVDDTGLTESVARSIGIDLAAAGINLNYAPDADVNSNPDNPVIGVRSFGGDGELAARHTAAYVRGLQSAGVAACAKHFPGHGDTASDTHLGLPRIDLPLDVFGAHLAPFRAAVAAGAKSIMTAHILFPAYDSDLPATMSRAILSDLLRKDLGYEGLIVTDGIEMGAISGTHGIAEGTVKALAGGADTVCVGGGLQDEATFLYLRDALLWAVREGRLGEERLHDAAERNRAVARWSAAVRAQGAATVEPGIGLSAARRALRVSGELRPLRGVPHVVEFSPAANFAVGDETAWGLSGPLADLIPGTTLTRVGAPTSGTERMGLLSTAVDASEGSVDTTPLLGAAVGRPLVIVVRDLHRYGWMKRAALELTTARPDAVVVEIGTAYGLEETFADRGVTVLATYGGARVCGIAAAEALAGPTAARASRVA; from the coding sequence ATGACGAATCCCGGCCCGGACACCGTCCGACTCCTCGCAGACGCCGGAACGGTGCTCCAGCCGGGATTCACCGGCCTCACGGCACCGGACTGGGTGCGCCACCGGCTCGAATCCGGCGAGCTCGGCGGCATCGCCCTCTACGGACGCAACATCGCCGGCCGCGAGCAGGTCGCCGCGCTCACCTCCTCGCTCTACGCGCTCGCCCCCGACCTGCTGATCGCCACCGACGAGGAGGGCGGGGACGTCACCCGCCTGGAGGTGATGACCGGGTCCTCCTACCCGGGCAACCTCGCCCTCGGCGCGGTCGACGACACCGGCCTGACCGAGAGCGTCGCCCGCTCCATCGGCATCGACCTGGCCGCCGCCGGGATCAACCTCAACTACGCGCCGGACGCGGACGTCAACTCCAACCCGGACAACCCGGTCATCGGCGTCCGCTCCTTCGGCGGCGACGGCGAGCTGGCCGCCCGGCACACCGCCGCCTACGTCCGCGGCCTCCAGTCGGCCGGCGTCGCCGCCTGCGCCAAGCACTTCCCCGGGCACGGCGACACCGCCTCCGACACCCACCTGGGGCTGCCCAGGATCGACCTGCCGCTCGACGTCTTCGGCGCCCACCTGGCGCCGTTCCGTGCGGCCGTCGCGGCCGGCGCGAAGTCGATCATGACGGCGCACATCCTCTTCCCGGCCTACGACAGCGACCTGCCGGCCACCATGTCCCGGGCCATCCTCAGCGACCTGCTGCGGAAGGACCTCGGCTACGAGGGCCTGATCGTCACCGACGGCATCGAGATGGGCGCCATCTCCGGCACCCACGGCATCGCCGAGGGCACCGTCAAGGCCCTGGCCGGCGGCGCCGACACGGTCTGCGTCGGCGGCGGGCTCCAGGACGAGGCGACCTTCCTCTACCTCCGCGACGCCCTGCTCTGGGCGGTGCGCGAGGGCCGGCTCGGCGAGGAGCGGCTGCACGACGCCGCCGAGCGCAACCGCGCCGTCGCCCGCTGGTCCGCCGCCGTGCGGGCCCAGGGCGCCGCGACCGTCGAGCCCGGCATCGGCCTCAGCGCCGCCCGCCGCGCGCTCCGGGTCAGCGGCGAGCTGCGACCGCTGCGCGGCGTCCCGCACGTCGTCGAGTTCTCCCCGGCCGCCAACTTCGCCGTCGGCGACGAGACCGCCTGGGGGCTGTCCGGGCCGCTCGCCGACCTCATTCCGGGCACCACGCTCACCCGGGTCGGCGCGCCGACCAGCGGCACCGAGCGGATGGGGCTGCTCAGCACGGCTGTCGACGCATCGGAGGGGAGCGTCGACACCACCCCGCTGCTCGGTGCCGCGGTCGGCCGTCCGCTCGTCATCGTGGTGCGCGACCTGCACCGGTACGGGTGGATGAAGCGCGCGGCGCTGGAGCTCACCACCGCCCGCCCGGACGCGGTCGTGGTCGAGATCGGCACCGCCTACGGCCTGGAGGAGACCTTCGCCGACCGCGGGGTGACCGTACTGGCCACCTACGGCGGGGCCCGGGTCTGCGGGATCGCCGCCGCCGAGGCCCTGGCCGGGCCGACCGCGGCCCGTGCCTCCCGCGTCGCCTGA
- a CDS encoding extracellular solute-binding protein, whose amino-acid sequence MKRRLVAALATAVGMVGLAACSSGTPAPAAAVGSYSGQSITVWLMSGDAPSAWQTAVTAQFELAYPGAKLNLVTQSWTNIQQNVTQALSELTPPDVVDIGNTQTAYYASTGGLLDLAPYVSELGGGDWSRTMNASALSGGVQYAAPWFAGLRVVMYNKALWAKAKLSPPSTQQQFLNDLATLQQTPGVDSALWLPGQDWYDFDGFLQQEGASIIARDSGGKWTGDLDTPAGRAAATLFKTFQSYGHAPMNADETHPVEATEFAKGDVASMIAMGYEAAAVLQANPSMADDIGWFPMPSPTAGVPAKTFLGGSNLAVAQNTSNRTLALGFLKIALNSANESAFAKESGFLPDTDSLYSALSGNAYGVAESKAAPYAGYTPLVPTWGRVENSPNPITTLFLTPVLQGQDVSPAADVADAEITARLNGGQ is encoded by the coding sequence GTGAAACGTCGGCTTGTCGCCGCGCTGGCCACGGCCGTGGGAATGGTGGGTCTGGCCGCCTGCAGCTCGGGTACGCCGGCCCCGGCCGCCGCGGTCGGGAGCTACTCGGGCCAGAGCATCACCGTCTGGCTGATGTCCGGGGACGCCCCCAGTGCCTGGCAGACCGCGGTCACGGCCCAGTTCGAACTCGCCTATCCGGGCGCGAAGCTCAATCTCGTCACCCAGTCCTGGACCAACATCCAGCAGAACGTGACCCAGGCGCTCTCGGAGCTGACGCCGCCGGACGTGGTGGACATCGGCAACACCCAGACCGCCTACTACGCCTCCACCGGCGGTCTGCTGGACCTCGCCCCCTACGTCTCGGAGCTCGGCGGCGGCGACTGGTCCAGGACCATGAACGCCTCGGCCCTGTCGGGCGGCGTGCAGTACGCCGCGCCCTGGTTCGCCGGCCTGCGGGTGGTGATGTACAACAAGGCGCTCTGGGCCAAGGCGAAGCTCTCGCCGCCCAGCACCCAGCAGCAGTTCCTGAACGACCTCGCCACCCTCCAGCAGACGCCGGGGGTGGACTCCGCGCTCTGGCTTCCGGGGCAGGACTGGTACGACTTCGACGGCTTCCTCCAGCAGGAGGGCGCCAGCATCATCGCCCGCGACAGCGGCGGGAAGTGGACCGGGGACCTGGACACCCCGGCCGGTCGGGCGGCGGCCACGCTCTTCAAGACCTTCCAGTCGTACGGCCACGCGCCGATGAACGCCGACGAGACCCACCCGGTGGAGGCCACCGAGTTCGCCAAGGGCGACGTGGCCTCGATGATCGCCATGGGCTACGAGGCCGCCGCGGTGCTCCAGGCCAACCCGTCGATGGCCGACGACATCGGCTGGTTCCCCATGCCCAGCCCCACCGCCGGGGTCCCGGCCAAGACCTTCCTCGGCGGGTCCAACCTCGCGGTCGCGCAGAACACCTCGAACCGGACCCTGGCCCTGGGCTTCCTGAAGATCGCGCTGAACTCGGCCAACGAGAGCGCCTTCGCCAAGGAGTCGGGCTTCCTGCCGGACACGGACTCCCTCTACTCCGCACTCAGCGGCAACGCCTACGGCGTGGCGGAGAGCAAGGCCGCCCCGTACGCCGGCTACACCCCGCTGGTGCCGACCTGGGGACGGGTGGAGAACTCGCCCAACCCGATCACCACGCTGTTCCTCACCCCGGTGCTGCAGGGCCAGGACGTCAGTCCGGCGGCGGACGTGGCGGACGCCGAGATCACCGCCCGGCTCAACGGCGGCCAGTGA
- a CDS encoding sensor histidine kinase: MPSLNELVRHHTSLDSADVEWIHLLVSEWQLLSDLSFADLVLWVPTRDGTRYVSLAQMRPNTGPTSYQDDMVGHLVPRGRRPMLDVALDEGRIVREGDPEWREDVPVRVESIPVRRDGRVLGVIARNTNLLTVRTPSRLELTYLQSASDLAQMIAAGTFPFPGEQVDMDASPRAGDGLIRLDADGIVTYASPNALSAFHRLGLASDLVGLHLGRTTAELAPPTRRGPVDEALVKLASGWAPRQIEVESVDGVVQMRAIPLKPKGVHTGSLVLLRDVTELRRRERELMTKDATIREIHHRVKNNLQTVAALLRLQSRRMDSEAAKAALDEAVRRVGSIAIVHETLSQNLDEHVAFDEIADRVLAMVMELSQDGRVTARRSGSFGILSADVATPLSMVLTEILQNALEHAYGPKAGGAVEVAAVRRREPGSGEEQLLITVTDDGSGLPEGFDPQRDGNLGLQIVRTLVVGELAGTFDMRGAEGGGGTVVVLEVPVGPAD, translated from the coding sequence ATGCCTTCCCTGAACGAGCTGGTGCGCCACCACACCTCCCTGGACAGCGCCGACGTGGAGTGGATTCACCTCCTGGTGTCCGAGTGGCAGCTGCTCTCCGACCTCTCCTTCGCCGACCTGGTGCTCTGGGTGCCGACCCGGGACGGCACCCGCTATGTCTCGCTGGCGCAGATGCGGCCCAACACCGGCCCCACCTCGTACCAGGACGACATGGTGGGTCACCTGGTCCCGCGCGGTCGGCGGCCGATGCTGGACGTGGCGCTGGACGAGGGCCGGATCGTGCGCGAGGGCGACCCGGAGTGGCGCGAGGACGTGCCGGTGCGGGTGGAGTCCATCCCGGTGCGGCGCGACGGCCGGGTGCTGGGGGTGATCGCCCGCAACACCAACCTGCTGACCGTGCGCACCCCCAGTCGGCTGGAGCTCACCTATCTGCAGAGCGCCTCCGACCTGGCCCAGATGATCGCTGCCGGAACGTTTCCCTTTCCCGGCGAGCAGGTCGACATGGACGCCTCCCCGCGGGCCGGGGACGGCCTGATCCGGCTGGACGCCGACGGCATCGTCACCTATGCCAGCCCCAACGCGCTCTCCGCCTTCCACCGCCTCGGCCTGGCCTCCGACCTGGTCGGGCTGCACCTCGGCCGGACCACGGCCGAGCTCGCCCCGCCGACCCGGCGCGGCCCGGTGGACGAGGCGCTGGTCAAGCTCGCCAGCGGCTGGGCGCCCCGGCAGATCGAGGTCGAGTCGGTGGACGGCGTGGTGCAGATGCGGGCCATCCCGCTCAAGCCCAAGGGCGTCCACACCGGCTCGCTGGTGCTGCTGCGCGACGTCACCGAGCTGCGCCGGCGCGAGCGGGAGCTGATGACCAAGGACGCCACCATCCGCGAGATCCACCACCGGGTGAAGAACAACCTGCAGACGGTCGCCGCGCTGCTGCGGCTGCAGTCCCGGCGGATGGACTCGGAGGCGGCCAAGGCCGCCCTGGACGAGGCGGTGCGCCGGGTCGGCTCGATCGCCATCGTGCACGAGACGCTGTCGCAGAACCTGGACGAGCACGTCGCCTTCGACGAGATCGCCGACCGGGTGCTCGCCATGGTGATGGAGCTGTCCCAGGACGGCCGGGTCACCGCGCGCCGCAGCGGCAGCTTCGGCATCCTCTCGGCGGACGTGGCCACCCCCCTCTCGATGGTGCTCACCGAGATCCTGCAGAACGCCCTGGAGCACGCCTACGGGCCGAAGGCCGGCGGCGCGGTCGAGGTGGCGGCGGTCCGGCGGCGGGAGCCCGGTTCCGGCGAGGAGCAGCTGCTGATCACCGTCACCGACGACGGCAGCGGCCTGCCCGAGGGCTTCGACCCGCAGCGGGACGGGAACCTGGGGCTGCAGATCGTCCGCACCCTGGTCGTCGGCGAGCTGGCGGGCACCTTCGACATGCGCGGCGCGGAGGGCGGCGGCGGCACGGTGGTGGTGCTGGAGGTCCCAGTGGGGCCTGCGGACTGA
- a CDS encoding carbohydrate ABC transporter permease, which translates to MSVVNNTADTAPQTRPVKVKKAGRVNASERPVNENRVMTWVWNILAIVFAVVMAFPIYWMVLTTVQPGKDLLSENPKFWPSAFDFSSYHTVFADPNFLPDLKNTVLITLGAVLLGLIVGFLAAVGVARFRFRGRNPFIVAILIVQMVPLLALIIPLYLILNSAGLYNELFGVILAYLVFTIPYVIWTLRSFIVNIPVELDEAAMVDGCTRWGAFFRIILPLTAPGLITTGVYAWIQAWNEFIIANTLLSSTNKQTSMVWLTFYSNTPTRAADYGAQMAGSLLISLPVIVLFVIFQKRLGAGLTAGAVKG; encoded by the coding sequence ATGAGCGTCGTCAACAACACCGCCGACACCGCGCCGCAGACCCGGCCCGTCAAGGTCAAGAAGGCCGGACGGGTCAACGCCTCCGAGCGCCCGGTCAACGAGAACCGGGTGATGACCTGGGTCTGGAACATCCTGGCCATCGTCTTCGCGGTCGTCATGGCCTTCCCGATCTACTGGATGGTGCTGACCACCGTCCAGCCCGGCAAGGACCTGCTCAGCGAGAACCCGAAGTTCTGGCCCAGCGCCTTCGACTTCTCCAGCTACCACACGGTCTTCGCCGACCCGAACTTCCTGCCCGACCTGAAGAACACGGTGCTGATCACCCTGGGCGCGGTGCTGCTCGGCCTGATCGTGGGCTTCCTGGCCGCCGTCGGCGTCGCCCGCTTCCGCTTCCGCGGCCGCAACCCGTTCATCGTCGCGATCCTGATCGTGCAGATGGTCCCGCTGCTGGCGCTGATCATCCCGCTGTACCTGATCCTCAACTCGGCCGGCCTGTACAACGAGCTGTTCGGCGTGATCCTGGCCTACCTGGTGTTCACGATCCCCTATGTGATCTGGACCCTCCGTTCCTTCATCGTGAACATCCCGGTGGAGCTGGACGAGGCCGCGATGGTCGACGGCTGCACCCGCTGGGGCGCCTTCTTCCGGATCATCCTGCCGCTGACCGCCCCCGGCCTGATCACCACCGGCGTCTACGCCTGGATCCAGGCGTGGAACGAGTTCATCATCGCCAACACGCTGCTCTCCAGCACCAACAAGCAGACCTCCATGGTCTGGCTGACCTTCTACTCCAACACCCCGACCCGTGCCGCGGACTACGGGGCGCAGATGGCCGGCTCGCTGCTGATCTCGCTGCCGGTGATCGTCCTCTTCGTCATCTTCCAGAAGCGCCTGGGCGCCGGCCTGACCGCCGGTGCGGTCAAGGGCTGA
- a CDS encoding extracellular solute-binding protein, with translation MKRKIAAAAALATVLTAAACSSSSTSGSSSQPLLSTSGKGKTITCWIMTDAQKGWPSVVNAAVSAFTAETGAKVNIQWQTWTNYTTKLDTALLSNNAPDCLELGNTQAAKYIAAGSFVNLTSVKSKFDNSSAWLQSLAASGASPDGTQTYAVPYYAGARVMIYRKDMFAAAGVTTPPTTLAELTTDLNLVKAKYKSVPNFSALYLPGKDWYTATSFGAGSYGIKNVIASASGSKFTGTLTDPQFISGINTWNTLQKEFSVGGTTVDETTQDALMAKGNIAAIIGNGWEVGSVDGPAATGGNPALANDLAEIPVPGASASTPTPAFLGGSDLAVPSKAQNPGLGAEFLRIFTDTAIQTQLAKFAIPNNSNLMSVYQNASPANVASGDAAKAPTWFIPNSQFWSGADETDLQTAFSAIATGTDPATALGTAQTAIIGDLNGN, from the coding sequence TTGAAGCGCAAGATCGCAGCTGCCGCGGCTCTGGCCACCGTACTGACCGCAGCGGCCTGTTCCTCCAGCTCCACCTCCGGCAGCTCGTCCCAGCCGCTGCTGAGCACCAGCGGCAAGGGCAAGACCATCACCTGTTGGATCATGACGGACGCCCAGAAGGGCTGGCCGAGCGTGGTCAACGCGGCCGTCTCCGCCTTCACCGCCGAGACCGGCGCCAAGGTGAACATCCAGTGGCAGACCTGGACGAACTACACCACCAAGCTCGACACCGCGCTTCTGTCGAACAACGCCCCCGACTGCCTGGAGCTGGGCAACACCCAGGCCGCCAAGTACATCGCGGCCGGCTCCTTCGTCAACCTGACCAGCGTCAAGAGCAAGTTCGACAACTCGTCGGCCTGGCTGCAGTCGCTGGCCGCCTCCGGCGCGAGCCCCGACGGCACCCAGACCTACGCCGTCCCTTACTACGCCGGCGCCCGCGTGATGATCTACCGCAAGGACATGTTCGCCGCGGCCGGCGTCACCACGCCGCCCACCACGCTGGCCGAGCTGACCACCGACCTGAACCTGGTCAAGGCGAAGTACAAGAGCGTCCCGAACTTCTCCGCCCTGTACCTGCCGGGCAAGGACTGGTACACCGCGACCTCCTTCGGCGCCGGCTCCTACGGCATCAAGAACGTCATCGCCTCCGCCTCGGGCAGCAAGTTCACCGGCACCCTGACCGACCCGCAGTTCATCTCCGGCATCAACACCTGGAACACCCTGCAGAAGGAGTTCTCGGTCGGCGGCACCACCGTCGACGAGACCACCCAGGACGCGCTGATGGCCAAGGGCAACATCGCCGCCATCATCGGCAACGGCTGGGAGGTCGGCTCGGTCGACGGTCCGGCCGCCACCGGTGGCAACCCGGCGCTCGCCAACGACCTGGCCGAGATCCCGGTCCCCGGCGCCTCCGCCAGCACCCCCACCCCGGCCTTCCTCGGCGGCTCCGACCTGGCCGTCCCGTCCAAGGCGCAGAACCCGGGCCTCGGCGCCGAGTTCCTCCGGATCTTCACGGACACCGCGATCCAGACCCAGCTGGCCAAGTTCGCCATCCCGAACAACAGCAACCTGATGAGCGTCTACCAGAACGCCTCCCCGGCCAACGTCGCCTCCGGTGACGCGGCCAAGGCCCCGACCTGGTTCATCCCGAACTCGCAGTTCTGGTCCGGTGCGGACGAGACCGACCTGCAGACCGCCTTCAGCGCCATCGCCACCGGCACCGACCCGGCGACCGCCCTGGGCACCGCCCAGACCGCCATCATCGGCGACCTGAACGGCAACTGA
- a CDS encoding SIS domain-containing protein — translation MSAAPTTLGVPRPGHIMAGEMAQQPAVLQRILDEGAAGIRETAARIAARNPRFVLLTARGTSDNAALYAKYLIEITLGKPVGLTSMSTTTAYGAKPDLTDCLVITVSQSGGSPDLVASTRAAREAGAITLAVTNNADSPLAEVSEYHIDVLAGPEKALPATKTYTAELLALYLFVEGLRGARGEAAESLPGLAQAILDRGAEVKQLAERYRFAQRLVITSRGYGYPTAREAALKLMETTYIPATPFSGADLLHGPLAMVDNVSPVIAVVPEGRGGAALQPVLDRLRGRGADLVVVGQREQVEAASAGFVLPSGVAEEVQTILEILPLQLLAYEVTIARGQDPDAPRALAKVTETR, via the coding sequence ATGTCCGCAGCACCGACCACCCTCGGCGTACCGCGCCCCGGCCACATCATGGCGGGCGAGATGGCCCAGCAGCCGGCCGTCCTGCAGCGCATCCTCGACGAGGGCGCCGCCGGCATCCGCGAGACCGCCGCGCGCATCGCGGCCCGCAACCCCCGGTTCGTCCTGCTGACCGCGCGCGGCACCAGCGACAACGCGGCGCTGTACGCCAAGTACCTGATCGAGATCACCCTCGGCAAGCCGGTGGGGCTCACCTCGATGTCCACCACCACCGCCTACGGGGCCAAGCCCGACCTGACCGACTGCCTGGTGATCACGGTCAGCCAGTCCGGCGGCTCGCCCGACCTGGTGGCCTCCACCCGGGCCGCGCGCGAGGCCGGGGCGATCACCCTGGCGGTGACCAACAACGCCGACTCGCCGCTGGCCGAGGTCTCCGAGTACCACATCGACGTGCTGGCCGGTCCGGAGAAGGCGCTGCCGGCCACCAAGACCTACACCGCCGAGCTGCTGGCCCTCTACCTCTTCGTCGAGGGGCTGCGCGGGGCACGGGGCGAGGCGGCCGAGTCGCTGCCGGGGCTGGCGCAGGCGATCCTGGACCGCGGCGCCGAGGTCAAGCAGCTGGCCGAGCGCTACCGCTTCGCCCAGCGGCTGGTGATCACCTCGCGCGGCTACGGCTACCCGACCGCCCGCGAGGCGGCGCTCAAGCTGATGGAGACCACCTACATCCCGGCCACCCCGTTCTCCGGCGCGGACCTGCTGCACGGGCCGCTGGCGATGGTGGACAACGTCTCCCCGGTGATCGCGGTCGTGCCCGAGGGCCGGGGCGGCGCGGCGCTGCAGCCGGTCCTCGACCGGCTGCGCGGGCGTGGCGCGGACCTGGTGGTGGTCGGCCAGCGGGAGCAGGTGGAGGCGGCCTCGGCCGGCTTCGTGCTGCCGTCCGGGGTGGCCGAGGAAGTCCAGACGATCCTGGAGATCCTGCCGCTGCAGCTGCTGGCCTACGAGGTCACCATCGCCCGCGGCCAGGACCCGGACGCCCCGCGCGCGCTGGCCAAGGTCACCGAGACCCGCTGA
- a CDS encoding carbohydrate ABC transporter permease, translating into MSVTAPGRREASADEPALSRQSPQRRGLFARGEHIPYLLILPALAVLVLILGYPLVRLIDLSFQNVNSYLLLAAPQLDKYIGFDGFTHVLSDDQFWEVILRTLYLTVETVGISIVLSLGVAKLLARVSPWVRVLVVTVLMFVWSIPAIVTGTVFRWIFANTSGVADYICYLLGGKGMLNHDWFANPNQGLYVVVAAVIIWGAMPFLVIGFHAAMSQVPKELVEAAKIDGAGPWQSFYHVVLPIIRPFLMIATALSVIWNFQVFAQIWSLRQSSPEPGYWTIGVYLYERGLVNSHYSDGAVISIAMILLLLAVLVFYIRQMIKIGAQD; encoded by the coding sequence ATGAGCGTGACCGCACCCGGACGCCGCGAGGCGTCGGCAGATGAGCCAGCACTGTCCCGGCAATCTCCCCAGCGCAGAGGTCTGTTCGCGAGAGGGGAGCACATCCCCTACCTGCTGATCCTCCCGGCCCTGGCCGTCCTGGTGCTGATCCTGGGCTACCCGCTGGTCCGCCTCATCGACCTGTCGTTCCAGAACGTCAACTCGTACCTGCTGCTGGCCGCCCCCCAGCTGGACAAGTACATCGGCTTCGACGGCTTCACCCACGTCCTCTCGGACGACCAGTTCTGGGAGGTCATCCTCCGCACGCTCTACCTCACGGTGGAGACCGTGGGCATCTCGATCGTGCTCAGCCTGGGCGTCGCCAAGCTGCTGGCCCGGGTCAGCCCCTGGGTCCGGGTACTGGTCGTCACCGTGCTGATGTTCGTCTGGTCGATCCCGGCGATCGTCACCGGCACCGTGTTCCGCTGGATCTTCGCCAACACCTCGGGCGTCGCCGACTACATCTGCTACCTGCTCGGCGGCAAGGGGATGCTGAACCACGACTGGTTCGCCAACCCGAACCAGGGCCTGTACGTGGTGGTGGCCGCAGTGATCATCTGGGGCGCCATGCCCTTCCTGGTCATCGGTTTCCACGCGGCCATGTCCCAGGTGCCGAAGGAACTGGTCGAGGCCGCCAAGATCGACGGCGCCGGACCGTGGCAGAGCTTCTACCACGTCGTGCTGCCCATCATCCGGCCGTTCCTGATGATCGCCACCGCCCTGAGCGTCATCTGGAACTTCCAGGTCTTCGCCCAGATCTGGTCGCTGCGCCAGTCCTCGCCGGAGCCCGGCTACTGGACCATCGGCGTCTACCTCTACGAGCGCGGGCTGGTCAACTCGCACTACAGCGACGGCGCGGTGATCTCCATCGCGATGATCCTGCTGCTGCTGGCGGTGCTCGTCTTCTACATCCGTCAGATGATCAAGATCGGGGCGCAGGACTGA